Proteins from one Setaria italica strain Yugu1 chromosome V, Setaria_italica_v2.0, whole genome shotgun sequence genomic window:
- the LOC101775011 gene encoding protein NRT1/ PTR FAMILY 1.2, with amino-acid sequence MEVSAMEEALPNPKARREGGLRTIPFIISNEIFEKVATFGLTANMILYLTERYLMSNAFATVVLYNWNAFSNFLPIFGAVLADACLGRFRVIALGSFVSLSGMCLLCLTAILPVYKKTPECAARVADCEVVPWQLPLLFTSFALMSVGSGGIRPCTLAFGADQLDRRDNSSSNVRTLQTFFNWYYTVLGLAIVFAATVIVYIQQTRGWVVGFAVPVVLMVTALTLFLLGSPFYLKAAADRSAIVGLVQVLVASYKNRHEPLPPETADASTFYNKAGSKPRTPTNKLRYLNRACVLRNPSKELSADGAACDPWRLCTVQQVEDTKAVIRVLPIWSTGILPGVIVGQQMFPTLQAKTMQRRVGGLEIPAATFGVFSILTLTVWVAVYDRALVRPLSRLTGHARGLSLRQRMGAGLALFAAAMAVAARVESARRAAAVAEGLRDSDPRSGTPVHMSAMRLVPQHCLMGLAEGLNLIGQIEFYYSEFPKTMSSIGVSLLALGLGFGALLGSAIVGVIGAATRGGGHDGWLPSNLNRGHYDNYYLVLAVLGTANVVYFLVCAWAYGEEGHNRVVAADAEAEAAVEDGNVKEEQQKAVII; translated from the exons ATGGAGGTCTCAGCCATGGAGGAAGCCCTCCCCAACCCCAaggcgaggagggagggaggcctCAGAACCATCCCCTTCATCATCT CGAACGAGATCTTCGAGAAGGTAGCCACGTTCGGGCTGACGGCCAACATGATCCTGTACCTCACCGAGCGGTACCTCATGTCGAACGccttcgccaccgtcgtcctcTACAACTGGAACGCCTTCTCCAACTTCCTCCCCATCTtcggcgccgtgctcgccgaCGCCTGCCTCGGCCGCTTCCGGGTCATCGCACTCGGCTCCTTCGTCAGCCTCTCT GGGATGTGTCTGCTGTGCCTGACGGCGATCCTGCCGGTGTACAAGAAGACGCCAGAGTGCGCGGCGCGGGTGGCGGACTGCGAGGTGGTGCCGTGGCAGCTGCCGCTGCTGTTCACGTCGTTCGCGCTCATGTCCGTCGGGTCGGGCGGCATCCGGCCGTGCACGCTGGCGTTCGGGGCGGACCAGCTGGACAGGCGGGACAACAGCTCCAGCAACGTGAGGACGCTGCAGACCTTCTTCAACTGGTACTACACGGTGCTGGGCCTCGCCATCGTGTTCGCGGCCACCGTCATCGTCTACATCCAGCAGACCAGGGGCTGGGTCGTCGGCTTCGCGGTGCCCGTCGTGCTCATGGTCACCGCGCTCACGCTCTTCCTCCTCGGCTCGCCCTTCTACCTCAAGGCGGCGGCAGACAGGAGCGCCATCGTCGGCCTGGTGCAGGTGCTCGTCGCCAGCTACAAGAACCGCCACGAGCCCTTGCCGCCGGAGACCGCCGACGCCTCGACCTTCTACAACAAAGCCGGCTCCAAGCCCAGGACGCCCACCAACAAGCTAAG GTACTTGAATCGGGCCTGCGTGCTTAGGAACCCGAGCAAGGAGCTGAGCGCCGACGGGGCGGCGTGCGACCCCTGGAGGCTGTGCACGGTGCAGCAGGTGGAGGACACCAAGGCCGTCATCCGCGTGCTCCCCATCTGGTCGACGGGGATCCTGCCCGGCGTGATCGTCGGGCAGCAGATGTTCCCGACGCTGCAGGCGAAGACTATGCAGCGGAGGGTGGGCGGCCTGGAGATCCCCGCGGCCACCTTCGGCGTCTTCAGCATCCTGACGCTCACCGTCTGGGTGGCCGTGTACGACCGCGCGCTGGTGCGGCCCCTGTCCCGGCTCACGGGCCACGCGCGCGGCCTCAGCCTGCGCCAGCGGATGGGCGCCGGCCTGGCGCTCTTCGCCGCGGCCATGGCCGTGGCCGCGCGCGTCGAgagcgcccgccgcgccgccgcggtcgccgaGGGGCTCCGCGACTCCGACCCGCGGTCGGGCACCCCCGTGCACATGTCGGCCATGCGGCTCGTGCCGCAGCACTGTCTGATGGGGCTCGCCGAGGGGCTCAACCTCATCGGCCAGATCGAGTTCTACTACTCCGAGTTCCCCAAGACCATGTCCAGCATCGGGGTGTCGCTGCTGGCGCTCGGGCTCGGTTTCGGGGCCCTGCTGGGCAGCGCCATCGTCGGGGTCATCGGCGCGGCGACCCGGGGCGGCGGGCACGACGGCTGGCTGCCGAGCAACCTGAACAGGGGACACTACGACAACTACTACCTGGTCCTGGCGGTGCTGGGCACGGCCAACGTGGTGTACTTCCTCGTGTGCGCCTGGGCGTACGGGGAGGAGGGCCACAACAGGGTGGTGGCGGCCGACGCCGAAGCCGAAGCGGCGGTGGAGGACGGCAACGTCAAGGAGGAGCAGCAAAAAGCGGTGATCATTTAG
- the LOC101775418 gene encoding triacylglycerol lipase SDP1 yields MDDIASEAPVGAFAIGPSTALGRAVALRVLLCGSAARLRHRLAAALRAVLPVAAAWLHPRDNTRGILLAVCAVALLLRGRRGRAGLRARVQSAYRRKFWRNMMRAALTYEEWAHAARMLEREAAPRRASDADLYDEELVRNKLRELRHRRQEGSLRDIVFCMRADLLRNLGNMCNPELHKGRLQVPRLIKEYIEEVSTQLKMVCDSDSDELPLEEKLAFMHETRHAFGRTALLLSGGASLGSFHVGVVKTLVEHKLLPRIISGSSVGSIMCSIVATRSWPELESFFEEWHSLKFFDQMGGIFPVVKRILTHGAVHEIRHLQVLLRNLTSNLTFQEAYDMTGRILVVTVCSPRKHEPPRCLNYLTSPHVLIWSAVTASCAFPGLFEAQELMAKDRFGQTIPFHAPFLLGVEERTGATTRRWRDGSLESDLPIKRLKELFNVNHFIVSQANPHIAPLLRLKEIIRAYGGSFAAKLAELAEMEVKHRCNQVLELGFPLGGLAKLFAQDWEGDVTVVMPATLAQYSKMIQNPSYAELQKAANQGRRCTWEKLSAIRANCAIELALDECVALLNHLRRLKRSAERASASQGHGPTIRLCPSRRIPSWNLIARENSTGSLEEEMLASPTRTNHQGPGGVAALSNRNQYLQRIAHDSSDSESESIDLHSWTRSGGPLMRTASANKFISFVQNLEIDTEFRTIPSREDESDLVTPNGSSLAAQAVSREAADRSLDNSGIDIHDTTTPRTTFGPSTSIVVSEGDLLQPEKTENGILFNVVRRDTLIGPSNGVESQGSPREPDVETVQTECLDGVSASDDDDMELNVVNDEATDPMSRHNPQHQGSSLGENVDHPSSLNCEDGTNTNNPEAASIFDICTEIHQATVTTENSLLEGSSENTELETAKIECPDHN; encoded by the exons ATGGATGACATCGCAAGTGAGGCGCCGGTGGGGGCGTTCGCCATCGGCCCGTCCACGGCGCTGGGCCGCGCCGTCGCGCTGCGCGTGCTGCTCTGCGGCTCCGCGGCGCGCCTGCGGCACCGCCTGGCCGCGGCGCTGCGCGCCGTGCtgcccgtggcggcggcgtggctgcACCCGCGGGACAACACGCGCGGGATCCTGCTCGCCGTCTGCGCCGTCGCGCTCCTgctgcgggggcggcggggcaggGCAGGGCTCAGGGCGCGGGTGCAGTCCGCCTACCGCCGCAAGTTCTGGCGGAACATGATGCGCGCCGCGCTCACCTACGAGGAGTGGGCGCACGCCGCGCGGATGCTGGAGCGCGaggccgccccgcgccgcgccagcgACGCCGACCTCTACGACGAGGAGCTCGTCCGCAACAAGCTCCGCGAGCTCAGGCACCGGCGCCAGGAGGGATCGCTCAGGGACATCGTCTTCTGCATGCGCGCCGACCTGCTCAGGAATCTCGGCAATATGTGCAACCCCGAACTGCACAAGGGGAGGCTGCAG GTGCCTAGACTCATAAAGGAGTACATAGAGGAGGTATCTACTCAACTGAAAATGGTCTGTGACTCGGATTCTGATGAGTTACCGCTTGAAGAGAAGCTCGCATTTATGCATGAGACAAGACATGCCTTTGGTAGAACAGCCTTGCTGCTAAGCGGAGGTGCTTCATTAGGATCCTTTCATGTGGGTGTTGTGAAAACCTTGGTAGAACATAAACTTCTGCCTAGGATAATTTCAGGATCAAGTGTTGGTTCAATAATGTGTTCTATAGTAGCAACGAGGTCATGGCCTGAGTTGGAGAGCTTCTTTGAGGAGTGGCATTCCCTGAAATTTTTTGACCAGATGGGTGGGATCTTTCCTGTGGTTAAAAGAATTTTGACACATGGAGCTGTTCATGAGATTAGGCACTTGCAAGTGCTTTTGAGAAATCTTACCAGCAATTTGACATTTCAAGAAGCTTATGACATGACTGGCCGGATTCTTGTTGTCACTGTGTGCTCGCCAAGGAAGCATGAGCCGCCTCGATGCTTGAACTATTTAACATCGCCTCATGTTCTTATCTGGAGTGCAGTAACTGCTTCGTGTGCTTTTCCTGGACTTTTTGAGGCCCAAGAATTGATGGCAAAGGATAGATTCGGTCAAACAATCCCTTTCCATGCTCCATTCTTATTGGGCGTGGAGGAACGTACTGGTGCTACAACCCGGCGATGGAGAGATGGGAGCTTAGAAAGTGATTTGCCCATCAAACGGTTGAAGGAACTATTCAATGTGAATCATTTCATAGTAAGCCAAGCCAATCCTCACATAGCTCCATTGTTGAGACTAAAGGAAATCATCAGGGCTTATGGAGGCAGCTTTGCTGCCAAG CTTGCTGAACTTGCTGAGATGGAAGTTAAGCATAGGTGTAATCAAGTTCTGGAACTTGGATTTCCACTAGGAGGATTAGCCAAATTATTTGCTCAAGATTGGGAAGGTGATGTCACAGTCGTTATGCCAGCCACTCTTGCACAG TATTCCAAGATGATACAGAACCCATCTTATGCTGAGCTTCAGAAGGCTGCAAATCAAGGTAGGAGATGCACTTGGGAAAAGCTATCAGCCATCAGGGCGAATTGTGCCATTGAGCTTGCATTGGATGAATGTGTTGCCCTCCTGAACCACTTGCGTAGGCTAAAGAGGAGTGCGGAAAGAGCATCTGCCTCACAAGGACATGGTCCTACAATCAGGCTCTGCCCATCTAGGAGAATTCCATCCTGGAATCTCATAGCAAGAGAAAATTCGACTGGTTCTCTTGAAGAAGAAATGCTTGCATCTCCTACACGTACAAATCATCAAGGACCTGGAGGAGTTGCTGCATTATCTAACAGAAACCAGTATCTCCAGAGAATTGCACATGATAGTAGTGACAGTGAATCTGAAAGTATAGATTTACACTCTTGGACGAGAAGTGGTGGCCCTCTTATGAGGACAGCCTCAGCCAACAAGTTCATCAGCTTTGTTCAGAATCTTGAGATTGACACAGAATTCAGAACAATTCCATCTAGGGAAGATGAATCTGATCTTGTGACACCAAATGGCAGTAGCTTGGCAGCTCAGGCAGTCAGTAGAGAAGCAGCTGATAGGAGCTTGGACAATTCAGGTATAGATATTCATGATACTACTACCCCTAGAACGACATTTGGCCCTTCAACGAGTATCGTGGTTTCTGAAGGTGACTTGTTGCAGCCTGAAAAGACTGAGAATGGTATTTTGTTTAATGTTGTAAGGAGGGATACTCTTATAGGACCTAGTAATGGAGTTGAGTCTCAAGGATCTCCTCGGGAACCAGATGTTGAAACAGTACAGACAGAGTGCCTTGATGGCGTGTCAGCttctgacgacgacgacatggaACTCAATGTTGTTAATGATGAAGCGACTGATCCCATGAGTAGACATAATCCACAACATCAGGGGTCCTCACTGGGAGAAAATGTAGATCATCCCTCTTCCTTAAATTGTGAAGATGGGACAAACACCAACAATCCAGAAGCTGCATCAATTTTTGATATATGTACGGAGATCCACCAGGCAACTGTTACTACAGAAAATAGCCTGCTGGAAGGGTCTTCAGAGAACACGGAACTGGAAACAGCAAAGATAGAATGTCCTGATCACAATTAG